AACTGGTCGAAGCGGAAATTCCGAATGGATGAAACACTACTGACATGATGCTGTCAGTAGACTGCCGTTAGACTACAAAAACTATCAATTACTACCAAGGAGAAACACCATGAAACCCAATCCAGTAGGCTGGTTTGAAATTTACGTACAAGACATGCCCCGCGCTATTGCTTTCTATGAAGCCATGCTTGCAACCAAGCTGGAAAAGCTGCCCACATCTGATCCGGAAACATGGCCTGACCTGGAAATGTGGACATTCCCGATGTCTGACTGTTCCGAACCCACTTATGGTGCTGCGGGCGCACTGGTCAAAATGGGCAGTTGCCCATCCGTTGCTGGTGGCACATTAGTGTATTTCAGTTGTGAAGATTGCGCGGTGGATGCTGCCCGTGCCGCAGCCAATGGCGGCAGTATTT
The sequence above is drawn from the Thiothrix nivea DSM 5205 genome and encodes:
- a CDS encoding VOC family protein, with translation MKPNPVGWFEIYVQDMPRAIAFYEAMLATKLEKLPTSDPETWPDLEMWTFPMSDCSEPTYGAAGALVKMGSCPSVAGGTLVYFSCEDCAVDAARAAANGGSIFKEKISIGEHGFIALVFDTEGNMIGLHSMK